In Aegilops tauschii subsp. strangulata cultivar AL8/78 chromosome 3, Aet v6.0, whole genome shotgun sequence, one genomic interval encodes:
- the LOC109779826 gene encoding protein CHLOROPLAST ENHANCING STRESS TOLERANCE, chloroplastic codes for MALLSPPSAPPLLTPARHRLASPHLLAIPASPSSLLSLPHHHHSLLLPCAANAWPPRRHRRRGIAASLGQEEPGVSDAPITSEGEFGEGDSELPINFDAEAGAVAVSAEPPADASLEDLENIREIKRVLELLQKNRDMTFGEVKLTIMIEDPRDVERKRLLGIEDPDELTRDDLADALVEVNEGRIPENRDTLRLLAKEMAEWPDVDVKIESQKGKGFFGRSVYAKATDTGIDPVAAAKRLNIDWDSAADIDEAEDEDDEDEVPSAVGYGALYLLTAFPVIIGISVVLILFYNSLQ; via the exons ATGGCGCTGCTATCGCCACCCTCCGCTCCGCCCCTGCTCACACCAGCTCGCCACCGCCTCGCCTCTCCCCATCTCCTCGCCATCCCGGCGTCACCGAGCTCTCTCCTCTCCctcccccaccaccaccacagcctcctcctcccctgcGCTGCCAACGCCTGGCCGCCCCGCCGGCACCGTCGCCGCGGCATAGCCGCGTCGCTCGGGCAGGAAGAGCCTGGAGTCTCCGACGCCCCCATCACCTCCGAAGGAGAGTTCGGAGAGGGCGACTCCGAGCTGCCGATTAACTTCGATGCAGAGGCAGGCGCGGTCGCGGTTTCCGCCGAGCCGCCGGCGGACGCCAGCCTCGAGGACCTGGAGAACATCCGAGAGATCAAAAGG GTGCTGGAGCTTCTTCAGAAGAACAGGGATATGACCTTCGGCGAG GTTAAGTTAACTATCATGATTGAGGACCCTAGAGATGTAGAAAGGAAGAGACTGCTAGGCATAGAGGATCCTGACGAACTTACCAGGGATGATTTAGCTGATGCTTTGGTTGAG GTTAATGAAGGACGAATTCCAGAGAATCGTGATACTCTTAGGTTGCTTGCCAAGGAGATGGCAGAATGGCCCGATGTTGATGTAAAG ATAGAAAGTCAAAAGGGCAAGGGTTTCTTTGGCAGATCTGTCTATGCAAAGGCCACAGATACTGGCATTGATCCTGTGGCAGCTGCTAAAAGACTCAACATTGACTGGGATTCTGCCGCTGATATAGATGAAGCAGAGGatgaggatgatgaagatgaagtTCCATCAGCAGTG GGATACGGTGCTCTGTATCTGTTGACGGCTTTCCCTGTCATTATTGGAATATCGGTCGTGCTGATCCTTTTCTACAACTCTCTACAGTAG
- the LOC141043020 gene encoding uncharacterized protein: protein MQSILASSEPFQRLLQASPSSLLILQPPPLPAPVRVQHQRRGAPRASTQRQVPERPLTSFVARPASSASCSFAAADSLPLPSASPATSRATAAPTRRASAPSPAKSGAPWPDPSSRARRWPPLLLSPRLPCVLCIASPTSSPARSHLHRPCPFWPDPAAWTPSPATGALAGDHLRRPSSLAPLLRSPEPAPRPACCCFCSSEANSSPAHPVDRSRAWPPRLGQQPPLAFSRSGPVRLCLTGPSPWLRFLSGVVRIRSTTSVCLLHGLVLLPCGISVAGADETSAGDATELKWELDEDLVRCVGSFHFDQ from the exons atgcagagcatt CTCGCCTCGTCGGAGCCCTTCCAGCGGCTGCTCCAGGCGTCGCCCTCGTCTCTCCTCATCCTCCAGCCGCCTCCCCTCCCGGCTCCCGTGCGTGTCCAGCACCAAaggagaggagctcctcgagcCTCGACCCAGCGGCAGGTGCCCGAGCGCCCCCTCACCTCGTTCGTCGCCAGGCCTGCCTCCTCTGCCTCGTGCTCGTTCGCCGCCGCCGACTCCCTGCCGCTGCCATCTGCTTCCCCTGCAACGAGCAGAGCCACTGCCGCCCCAACCCGGCGCGCCTCCGCCCCTtctccggccaagtccggcgccCCATGGCCGGATCCGTCGTCGCGTGCTCGTCGGTGGCCGCCCCTGCTCCTCTCGCCCCGACTCCCCTGCGTCCTCTGCATCGCGTCGCCGACCTCCTCTCCAGCAAGGAGCCACCTCCACCGCCCTTGCCCGTTCTGGCCGGATCCCGCCGCCTGGACCCCGTCCCCGGCCACCGGTGCCCTCGCCGGAGACCATCTGCGCCGCCCGTCAAGTCTAGCGCCTCTGCTTCGCTCGCCTGAGCCAGCGCCTCGTCCCGCCTGCTGCTGCTTCTGTTCTTCAGAAGCGAACAGCTCGCCCGCTCACCCCGTTGACCGCAGTCGCGCGTGGCCTCCGCGCCTGGGCCAGCAGCCTCCCCTTGCCTTCTCCAGATCCGGCCCAGTTCGCCTCTGCCTCACCGGGCCAAGCCCATGG cttcggtttctttccggagttgtgaggattcgttcgactacgtccgtttgtcttcttcatggactcgttcttcttccttgcgggatctcag ttgcaggtgccgatgagaccagtgcaggtgacgcaactgagctcaagtgggagctcgatgaagatcttgtccgttgtgttggttcttttcattttgatcagtag
- the LOC109779827 gene encoding uncharacterized protein, whose translation MGSFQQDAPFQASHASFKRGARVADDDDDEEEDKIPADDLGAARAAPFGRRSRAGSSVTDMSSNASINYGKSARQDRFGSDSFWCGAFCMHLPGLSRRRPIMQQQQSMSLSEPDAPASTAGPDEPTRSGAVSKAASMERFGHSSSSSGMVFGGRVDAEEDDQEVSAYFDLPLELLRSSSVDMESPVTAAFVFDSSRGRGKSMLPDLDFSFPAPPAFSSPSPSSRRA comes from the coding sequence ATGGGTTCTTTCCAACAAGACGCTCCATTCCAGGCCTCCCATGCGTCCTTCAAGAGAGGAGCTCGTGTGGCAGACGatgacgatgatgaggaggaggacaAGATTCCCGCCGACGATCTCGGCGCGGCCAGGGCCGCGCCGTTCGGCCGGCGATCCCGCGCGGGCTCGTCGGTCACTGACATGTCGAGCAACGCGTCCATCAACTACGGGAAGTCGGCGCGGCAGGACAGGTTCGGCAGCGACAGCTTCTGGTGCGGCGCCTTCTGCATGCACCTGCCCGGCCTGTCCAGGCGGCGGCCGATCATGCAGCAGCAGCAGTCCATGAGCCTGAGCGAGCCGGACGCCCCGGCGAGCACGGCCGGGCCTGACGAGCCTACCCGGAGCGGCGCGGTGTCCAAGGCGGCCTCCATGGAGAGGTTCGGCCACAGCTCGTCGTCCTCCGGCATGGTGTTCGGCGGCCGCGTGGACGCGGAGGAGGACGATCAGGAGGTGTCGGCGTACTTCGACCTGCCGCTGGAGCTGCTCCGGAGCAGCAGCGTCGACATGGAGTCGCCCGTCACGGCGGCGTTCGTCTTCGACAGCAGCCGGGGCCGGGGGAAGAGCATGCTGCCGGACCTCGACTTCAGTTTCCCGGCGCCGCCTGCTTTCTCGAGTCCCTCCCCGTCGTCGCGACGGGCCTGA